From one Magnolia sinica isolate HGM2019 chromosome 18, MsV1, whole genome shotgun sequence genomic stretch:
- the LOC131233792 gene encoding uncharacterized protein LOC131233792 → MTSKTTKVRFVYCPQCRKLLIELSNIPVYKCGGCGTILKGIIPWISHILRSISTNDCWFKRHRWTGRYEAHLWDNSCRREGQTHKGLSFSLISGNFYLIFSFSNKSRFRLY, encoded by the exons ATGACCAGCAAAACCACTAAAGTACGGTTTGTTTATTGTCCGCAATGTCGGAAGCTTCTAATAGAGTTGAGCAATATTCCTGTTTACAAGTGTGGTGGATGTGGTACCATTCTCAAAG GGATTATACCCTGGATATCTCATATTCTTCGTTCAATCAGTACTAATGATTGCTGGTTCAAGAG ACACAGGTGGACTGGTAGATATGAAGCTCACCTATGGGACAATAGTTGTAGGAGAGAAGGACAGACTCACAAGGGTCTGTCATTCTCATTAATTTCGGGAAATTTCtatttgatattttctttttcgAATAAATCTAGGTTTCGTTTGTATTGA